The following nucleotide sequence is from Panthera uncia isolate 11264 unplaced genomic scaffold, Puncia_PCG_1.0 HiC_scaffold_1509, whole genome shotgun sequence.
AAACCTCCTCACATTATTAAAAGACACTCCACATTTCCTCTTATATAGTTAAATGTGGACAAATAGTGAATAGACAGTTTTATAGCTTAAAATACAAGTGAGGAAAACATAGATGTCTGTCATACCAGcagctggtttttatttttatttttttaaggaaatgttattaatttaaaaagggagTTCCAAGAAATGTAATAGGATTCCCAGTAATGATTTCTGAGATCTATGAGATTTGAAACATAATTATAAAAGGCTAAAAGCCAAAGACATTTCTACTTTAACCTTTTTCAAAAAATCCAGATGATTTGTCACATCAAGGAAGTTTGGCACATTACCGAGGCCATAGTCTTAGTCATCCTCAGAATCACTGTTCCTTCTTGTGGGGATAGAGCACCGCACCGAGGATAGCAAAGTGTCTTCAATTGGTTTCTTAGGGTTTTCCTCCAGATCTGTCTTGATTGCTCCAGATTCTGACAGTTTCCACTCCAACTCTACGTGACAAAGAAAAGCCAAATCACCTAAGACAGTCAGCACAAGACCCTCGTCCTCAAGCCCGTCAAGCCAGTTTTTTTCTAAGCAGAAACTATGATCATCAACATTTGATGACAATTTTAGTGCTACAATTATAAGGtgcctagaagaaaaaaaaattagacccttaaggaggaaaacaaaatactttcaaatgctttttcagaagatgagatcaaatgagatattacatatacagtaaaaccttggtttgcaagcataattcattgcagaaacatgcttgtaatccaaatcactcgtatatcaaagttaatttccccataagaaataatggaaactcagatgattcattccacaacccaaaaacactcatataaaaatgattacaatactgtaatgtaatataaaataataaaatacaaaatataaagaaaaataaacaaattaacctgcacttaacCTTTCAAAACCTTCGTGGCTGAtgtgaaggagacaagagaggagggttattgtataggacgactttcactatcactaatggaatcactgctatctattggctcaatggactCTCTGCATGGGAGCCATTATATATGCtggcatggatgttgactacagtacactattaataaactcttgtcatctactgtatttaatgtaactggtaataaagcagcagaggaaagggtctatatctgcaggcagcctgacctagaatgaaacaaagcattcCCAAGCTTACTcgtgtatggaaaagcaaaggacagtTCAttggtgctttgaagtgacaaaaaatacactagtgccagttgtgggcaccttccaatgttctgaaaaaacaCTGATTTCTGCTAAACAGTGTGGTCTGAGACCAAGCATCCGaaatgatcacccacaatccctcagattgagagagagagaaagaaaaaactaccACTGGCTCAGTTTGATtgtgtgacattcagcatcatgtactactcatattgcaagacactgCTCATTTACCAAGttagaatttattagaaatgcttgctcATCTTGCACAACACTTGCAGAATAacttactcgcaatccaaggttttcctGTATTTGAACCTACATGGTAATTAAAAACCAAAGACTAAACCTGTCTTCTAATGACTACCGCTTCTCAACTTGCACAGTTTTCCAGGAAAGAAATCATCATGAAACATTCAAAGGAAATACTTTTCACAGTCCTTCTGGCAATCTAATCATTAAGTCTAATTTTAGTTAACAAAAGGAAATTCTTAGGCCTCATGGCCGGCATCTCAGTCTACTAGAGTCAAAGGATAAATGTATGATGACATCCCAGAACTTACACATTTGTCTGAAGTAATAAAAGCAGtaccaagaaaataaatcagtgacTAAAACCTCAGTTCCTGtatttcacttgtttatttattttgggagagaggggagcacatgtccatgcaagcaggggaggagcagagagagggagagagaatcccaagtaggctccacactgttagtgcagagcacaacacagggcttgatctcgtgaaccatgagatcagaacctgagccaaaatcaagtcagacgcacaactgagccacccaggtgcccctcactctcTTGTAATCAACGAAACTCCACAAGGATGTGAGACCTTGTGAAGTGAAATCAAGGGATACATTTTGCATTGCAGAAAAGACTCCAAGCAGAACTAAGGGCTACATGAGAGACTACAGCAAACAGCAAACAGGTTTAAGTGATGCTCTGCCAATTAGATAACTCCATTAAAATATGACAACCACTTTATTTAAgtcatattaatttaaaatgctcCATGGAGATCATTAACACCAGTGTTTACAACTCTAGGTACCTCAGTTGAATGTTATGAAAATTcaacaaatttcttaaaaaaaaaaatcttaattctgATTCTTGActcaagaatatatttaaatccacctatacatatatacatacatatatgtataggtGTATGTATTAATGTTATTATTCACTTCCACGCAATAATTGTAAGTTCACTAATCCTcaaattatttctacaaataaagACTGTTACTATCGTAtacccttctctgtcccctcatGGTAAGATTCAAAacaccagaggggcacctgggcagctcagtcagttgagcaaccaacttcagcccaggtcatgatctcatggttcataggttcaagccccaagtctggctctgtgctgacagccagaacctggagcctgcttcggattctgtgtctccctgtttctctgcccctcttccactcatgctctgtctctctctccaaaaaatgaataaacataaaaaaaaaaaaaaaaaaaaagaataagatgaaaacatatagtttagaaatatttagaaatgctgTATGCCTTTGAAGATTTGAATAATGTATAACTGAtgtaatgtgtgtatgtatgtacacatgctATACTTATCTTACAAGTATCTTACATAAAATAGTACATAAAATAGTATGTACTCACAAGTATCTTACATAAAATAGTTACATAAAATAGTATGTAAAGTcacatttgaacatttttttattttatttttttactttttttttaatgttatttatttattttgagagagacagagagcacgagtagaggagggacagagagagagacacagaatccaaagcaggctccaggctctgaactgccagtatggagcccgatgcagggcttgaatccatgaaacgtgagatcatcatgacctgagctaaagccagatgcttaacccaatttgccacccaggcacccctaatgtttttttaaagcacaggtgGACACATTATTTCAATGAGTGACTTAGGTGGAAACCCTTGGGCCTCAGGTTCTCTCTTTCATGCTATGAGTATGTACATAGTTCAACACCTCGTGTAACAggtagaaaggaataaaagacacgTCCTTCAGGAATAAAAGGATATATCCTTCAGGAGTTAAGAGGCAGAATTCAATAAACTTCTAATTTAACTTAAAAGCCACTAAGACATTCAActgagaaaatattctttttttttttttttaattttttttttttaacgtttatttatttttgagacagagagagacagagcatgaacgggggagggtgagagagagggagacacagaatctgaagcaggctccaggctccgagctgtcagcacagagcccgacgcggggctcgaactcacggaccgcgagatcgtgacctgagccgaagtcggctgcttaactgactgagccacccaggcgcccccaactgggaaaatattcttaaacatttttatgcatgtcagtataaaaaagtataaataccAGTAATATGTTCAtgtgaattaaacaaaaaatgaatgcTGAGATCTTTAGCTGTAACTTAAAACATACCCAACTATAGGGGCAAATAAAACCTATTAGACATAagtattaaatatacatattttaaagtccATTGTGTCCTCTTTTAATAGAATTATTAGAGCCCAGTTGTAACTGCCCCCAGTGACTCATCTAATGAGAGATTAAATGTGCTTCTTTCCTTTTGACAACACACAGGGGCAAAGATGACTTTCACAAATCATCTAACACATGTCTGTTCAACAGAAACATCCCCTCATCATCTCTAACATGCACTGGTCATTGCTCACATGCCCTAGACCACCTCAAAGAAGCCCTTACCATCTATTGTCAGGTTCATGCCACCAAACACCAGAGGTCCAATAAATTGAGCCTTGATATCTCCTTCAAGGTAAACAAATATTGTAGGCAGATTCCTATCAGGATAATTAGGTATGCAGGTTGTTGAAATGGCTTTGATAAATTTGACATCAGGAAACTTCCTGGCAAGTCCACTGAAGTGCTGATTTATGAGGGCACAGAGGGGAATCCTGTAAAGTAGAAATGGGAAACAACAGTGAGCGAGAAAacctataaaacagaaatagaagcaaTTGTGATTCTGCATTTATATTGGGCAAAGCTCAACTACCCTTCTACCCTATGTAAATCCTAATAGCTTCACAAATGATTCTGCTACTCCAGTCAAgatgattaaacattttttaaaaaacctttctgaTAAGTTCagggaaaataaagaactcaaaatCTAAAATGCAATTTAATTTGACTCAGTAGTAACTCAAAAAAACAGCTTCAATGTAAAAGATAATTATTATGCCCACCTATATGAGAGAACATTCAAGATTCAGGAGTGAAAAAGGTCAGAAAGTATTTcctgcttttcaaaaaatttctacACAAGTACACAGTAGGAGAATGCAGCTGGAAGTGAGGCACAGCGGAGCACCACTGCGTCACTTGCCTGGAACAATTATTATAAAGGTCACCCCCGACATCTACGAGAATGATTCACTACATGCAATTTTGAAATGCCAGAGTTTCTCTAGAAGGATAAATAAGGAATTCTTTTTCAATAAAAGCAATCTTCATTGCTATGAtgtaataaaaaacattattagccacaaatattaatttgaaagtcTAAAGACAAAAATTAGGCATTAGGTTTGGGCAAatcagcaacaaaaacaaaatactagtttaaaaaacaaacaaacaaaacctccaaTGTGGATTAAGCCTGGGATATCCAAGGCATAAATTCAAATTAACATTTAAGGATAGTACGTAAGGTCAGCTCACCCTTGTTTGTAAAGGTGCAAGATTACCCACAAGCCCTCACCGGCTTTAGTAACTTCTTGAACATAATCCTTTCCTGAGATCTCCAAAACTTCTCCATATTTATTCTTTAGTTGAGTTGCTTTCCACTCAGCCAGTCTTTGCTGCCTGTACcgcagaaggaggagaaagacatCTTACACATCCAGCCCACACGTCCCACACACCTTTCACACAGCAACCTTTATAAAgatccatgtttatttatttgccacATGGCAGAAGTCCAAGACTAGTTCACTGAAATCTGCAAATtactatttaattatataaaacttTCCAAATGTTATCTCGGTCAGAAAGTTAACTTTTCAAAAGACACACATTTTAGTgccacacaaaaaaacaaacagtcccTCTGGGTGGCACTAACCTGTACATTTCAATAGCACGTTCATCTTCCTCATTAAACTcgtcttcattttcttccagctCTTCCAAAGTCATAtcttcatatgttttcactgaatGTAGTTAAGTTagcaaaaaccaaaatatttaaaagatgaacaaacttgcattttgtttttcctccttttcttttctcctaaagaTGTGCATGCAACACCAACAAAACTCACTCggcaaaaccaaaataaaaaatactgaaggTATTACACTAGTAAATAAGAACttaagtgtgttttaaaaaagataggCCTATGTTGACATATGCAGCAGAACTGACTCTCCTACCTCCATGCAATTGTAGGGATATGAATGAGAAGTTTCCCGAGTTTATAAAACAAGAGAGTTGTATTTGCCTAAACTCACCTGGTCTGCTCTTCAAGCACACACACCCATGACCTGGAGTTTTAACAATCCTGTCTCTGAGGACACGGGGGATACCAGTGGGTGTCCTCCCTGGCACACCTTCCCTAGAGTTAAAGGGATTATTACAGGACTTCTGGTTCTTCTCTTGTGAGTGATAGGTAGGCAGCTCTCTTTCCTTTTAACCAACTGCTACAaaatctctattttgtttttactgccaTATTCTTGCTTCTTGACATCAAATCAGATTTTTATCCTCCAACCCCAACTCCAACACTAAACAAATTGCTCTTATCAAGATCAACAATGACCTCCACTTCCTGATGGATGAGCAGCATTAATCCAACCCCCCACTGCCTTCTCTTTGAAAGATGGTCCTCCTCTGGCTTGCAGGATGCCTTCCCTCGTCCTACTTCTTTCTATGACTGCCCTTCCTTTGAACCTCTGCTGATTTGACTCCTTTTTTTATCTATATCCACTCCCTTGGTGACTGCACCTCATGACTTTATGCCTCCAGCCCATACTTCTCTGATTTGGAGAAAAACATGGCCAACAGCCTACCTATCATCTCTACTGGACTAATAAAAATCTCAATGTTACTGTGTTCCAAATAGAGCTCCTGATCCTAGCTCCAAACTGCTACTCACCAAGCCTTCCTCATCTCAGTTGGTGGTCACTCCATCCCTCAGGCTGCTCAAGCCCAACACCCTGCAGTCATCTTTCGCTTACTTTTCCTCACGCCCCTCACAGGATCCACCAGAAAAGCCTATTGGCCCTACCTTCAAATTATTTCCAGATCCAACCTCTTCTCACCACTTCCACCAACACCATGCAGGCTGGTCCAAGCCAATCGTACCTCCTACCTGAATTAGTGCAGTAGTTTCTATACTAAACTGTCTACTTCCTGACTTTCTGCCCATCTTGCATGCTCAGTAAGGCAGCAGCAGGAGGGTGCTGTCAACATGTCAATCCTCTGTTCAAACCTCTAGTGATTCCCACCCCACTAGACATAAAACCCAAGGCCTTTATTAAAAGATACAAGGTCCTCAATGGTTGGACCCCTAGTTGCCTCTCTGAACTTACTACTCTTTCCCAGTCATATTGGCTTCCCAGATGATTCTCTAACATGCTCTTCACTTACTTAAGTAGCTTGATTCAACTCTTAGGTCTACTCAAAGTCACTCCTACTGAGGCTCTTTCTGACCCTATCTAGAATTACactcacccctcctcccacccttttGAGGcctttccctgctttattttcctatatttacttatgtattgcTTATTGTTTATCTCTCCCAATAGAATGTAAGTGCCACgaggacagggatttttgtctggcCTGCACACAACTAAAGCCCCAATGCTTAGAATTACACCTGGCAGATgatcatttaataaacattcacTGGATAAACGCTTTCTAATGAATCCATCTCTAAATTAGCTCTAATGTATAAACAGAAGACAAAAGTACTAGCCCCTGTGATCAATGGGACAAAAAGTACAACTCAAGTATTTTCTTCAGGTTTATCATGTGCCCATCTGACACAGACAAGAAATTATGGAAATGAAGGAGGCCTCTGAAGTCCCATTTCTAAAGCCCAGGAAGTTGAAGGTTAGAGAAAGCCTGTGACTCGCCAGAGGTCCCAGAGTTAGTGCCCATTCCAGCACTCCAATCTCTGGCTCCCAATTCCTGCTCAGAGCATCCTTCCACCAAACCACTTAGGACCTAGAAAGTTGTTTCTTaccccagagagagacagaacaaaaatGAATGTAAGCAAGCTCACCA
It contains:
- the LOC125917125 gene encoding phosducin-like protein 3 produces the protein MQDPNADTEWNDILRKKGILPSKESLKDLEKEAEEEEQRVLQQSVVKTYEDMTLEELEENEDEFNEEDERAIEMYRQQRLAEWKATQLKNKYGEVLEISGKDYVQEVTKAGEGLWVILHLYKQGIPLCALINQHFSGLARKFPDVKFIKAISTTCIPNYPDRNLPTIFVYLEGDIKAQFIGPLVFGGMNLTIDELEWKLSESGAIKTDLEENPKKPIEDTLLSSVRCSIPTRRNSDSEDD